Proteins from one Clupea harengus chromosome 17, Ch_v2.0.2, whole genome shotgun sequence genomic window:
- the LOC105902695 gene encoding inositol monophosphatase 1-like — MGDPWQESMDHAIVVARKAGAVIRDALQNEVKIMTKSSSVDLVTKTDQRVERIIIDSVKEKFPKHSFIGEESVAAGEPCILTDNPTWIVDPVDGTTNFVHGFPFVAVSIGFAVNKELEFGVVYSCLEDKMYSARKGKGAFCDGEKLQVSDQTDMRKTMIISELGSNREPEKVSKIFSTMQRILCIPVHGIRGSGTAATNMCMVASGAVEAFFEIGIHCWDIAAGAVIVTEAGGVLMDVDGGPFDLMSRRMVSANNKTIADRIVKEIEIFPAERDDVPKKK; from the exons ATGGGAGATCCTTGGCAAGAATCGATGGACCATGCCATTGTTGTGGCCAGGAAAGCAGGAGCA GTTATCCGTGATGCACTTCAGAATGAGGTTAAGATCATGACAAAGAGCTCCTCTGTTGACCTGGTCACCAAAACTGATCAAAGAGTGGAGAGGATCATAATTGACTCTGTCAAAGAAAAATTTCCCAAGCATAG CTTCATTGGAGAGGAGTCAGTAGCAGCAGGAGAACCCTGCATTCTAACGGACAACCCCACATGGATCGTAGACCCCGTGGATGGAACGACAAACTTTGTACATGG GTTTCCCTTTGTAGCTGTGTCAATTGGCTTCGCTGTCAACAAAGAG CTTGAGTTTGGAGTGGTGTACAGCTGTCTGGAAGATAAGATGTACTCCGCGAGAAAAGGCAAAGGGGCCTTCTGTGACGGAGAGAAGCTGCAGGTATCGGACCAAACAG ATATGAGAAAAACTATGATCATCAGTGAGCTGGGGTCAAACAGGGAGCCAGAGAAGGTCAGCAAGATCTTTTCCACCATGCAAAGGATCCTCTGCATCCCAGTGCACGG GATTCGAGGTTCGGGCACTGCTGCCACCAATATGTGTATGGTGGCATCGGGGGCGGTTGAGGCCTTCTTTGAGATTGGGATCCACTGCTGGGACATCGCCGCTGGGGCAGTGATCGTCACAGAGGCTGGGGGCGTCCTGATGGATGTGGAtg GAGGACCGTTTGACTTGATGTCAAGAAGGATGGTTTCGgcaaataataaaacaattgCTGATAGGATCGTCAAAGAGATAGAGATCTTTCCTGCAGAGAGGGATGATGTCCCCAAAAAGAAGTGA